In Zingiber officinale cultivar Zhangliang chromosome 11B, Zo_v1.1, whole genome shotgun sequence, a single window of DNA contains:
- the LOC122034094 gene encoding uncharacterized protein ycf23-like: protein MILFLQICVSSVDPLAFPSAVEAGAQMVEIGNYDSFYEMGIQFSPEQILKLTRETRRILPSITLSVTVPHMLSLPDQVKLAELLEQEGADIIQTEGGKYSSPSKPGVLGLIEKATPTLAAAYSISRVVQIPVMCSSGLSAVTAPMALTAGAAGVK, encoded by the exons ATGATCTTGTTCTTGCAGATTTGTGTTTCCTCTGTGGACCCTTTGGCATTTCCttctgcagtggaagcaggtgcCCAAATG GTGGAAATTGGAAATTATGATTCTTTCTACGAGATGGGAATTCAGTTTTCCCCTGAACAG ATTCTAAAGCTCACTAGAGAAACTAGAAGGATTCTTCCATCCATTACACTGTCTGTAACCGTGCCACACATGCTTAGTCTCCCTGATCAG GTGAAGCTAGCAGAGTTGCTGGAACAGGAAGGTGCTGATATAATCCAAACTGAAGGAGGGAAATACTCAAGTCCATCAAAACCTGGTGTCCTTGGTTTGATCGAGAAG GCCACACCAACGCTAGCAGCTGCATACTCCATTTCCCGAGTAGTTCAGATTCCAGTTATGTGCTCATCTGGATTAAGCGCTGTCACTGCACCTATGGCTTTAACAGCAGGAGCAGCTGGTGTG aagtag